One Methanobacterium sp. DNA window includes the following coding sequences:
- a CDS encoding NAD(P)-dependent oxidoreductase, whose translation METQRILVTGGAGFIGTNLVNDLRSRGHEVIALDLLHNEREDYVRADVQNYRQIERVFDNHEFDYVYHLAAEYGRWNGEDYYENLWETNVIGTKHMIRLQEKLKFRMIFFSSAEVYGDYTGIMREDVMEKNSIKDTYQMNDYAITKWAGELMCMNSATMFGTETVRVRPVNCYGPHEHYSPYKGFIPVFIYHALFNKPYTVYKGHKRIVDYVEDTARTFANIIDNFIPGEAYNVGSKQEWEHDIKEYSDMVLKAVGRDDSLITYKEAEAFTTKVKTMDFSKAIKDLKHDPKVPPEEGIKKTVEWMKWFYRLD comes from the coding sequence ATGGAAACTCAAAGAATACTTGTAACAGGCGGAGCAGGATTCATAGGAACAAATCTTGTAAATGATTTAAGAAGTAGAGGACATGAAGTAATTGCGCTGGACTTATTGCACAATGAAAGAGAAGATTATGTTAGAGCTGATGTTCAAAATTACAGGCAGATTGAGAGAGTCTTTGATAACCATGAATTCGACTATGTATACCACCTTGCGGCAGAATATGGTCGTTGGAATGGTGAAGATTACTATGAGAATCTTTGGGAAACCAATGTCATAGGTACAAAGCATATGATTCGTTTACAGGAGAAATTAAAGTTTAGGATGATTTTTTTCTCTTCTGCTGAAGTATATGGGGATTACACTGGAATAATGAGAGAAGATGTGATGGAAAAGAACTCTATAAAAGATACATATCAAATGAATGATTATGCAATAACCAAATGGGCAGGAGAATTGATGTGTATGAATTCTGCCACAATGTTTGGTACAGAAACTGTTCGTGTCAGACCAGTGAACTGTTATGGGCCTCATGAGCATTACAGCCCTTACAAAGGTTTTATTCCTGTATTTATTTATCATGCGTTATTCAATAAGCCATACACAGTTTATAAGGGTCATAAAAGAATAGTAGATTATGTGGAAGATACAGCAAGAACATTTGCCAACATAATAGACAATTTCATTCCTGGAGAAGCCTATAATGTGGGAAGTAAACAAGAATGGGAACATGATATTAAAGAATACTCGGATATGGTCTTAAAAGCCGTGGGACGGGATGATTCATTAATAACTTATAAAGAAGCAGAAGCATTTACCACTAAAGTAAAAACAATGGACTTTTCAAAAGCCATAAAGGACCTGAAACATGATCCTAAAGTTCCTCCAGAAGAAGGGATTAAAAAAACAGTAGAATGGATGAAATGGTTTTACAGGTTAGATTGA
- a CDS encoding NAD-dependent epimerase/dehydratase family protein, which yields MSLFSEYEEETVLVTGGAGCVGSNLSRKIAELNAERVIILDNLSSAYEWNIPKLDNIEFINGDILDDRVLKRVFKERPDYVFHLAAHFANQNSVDNPEKDLMVNGIGILKVLQYAELTGVKRFVYSSSGCGVYGLDSKMPFEEHDISINLHTPYQVTKLLGELYTNYFHNLYDLPIVNARFFNVFGPGEVPGKYRNVIPNFFYWAMSGNSLPITGDGSETRDWTYVDDIVNGLLAMGIKEEAIGEAINLGSGNDHQVIEMANIVNKLSGNKEGIAYVARRNWDAKTKLLSSIEKANKLLDYKPKMEFETGLKKTHQWFAKNWENIEKSAEFDY from the coding sequence ATGAGTTTATTTAGTGAGTATGAAGAGGAAACTGTTTTAGTTACAGGTGGAGCAGGATGTGTTGGTAGCAACTTGTCCCGTAAAATTGCAGAATTAAATGCAGAGAGAGTAATAATATTAGATAACTTATCATCTGCCTATGAATGGAATATACCCAAATTAGATAACATTGAATTTATAAACGGAGATATTCTCGATGATAGAGTCTTAAAAAGGGTTTTTAAGGAAAGGCCAGACTATGTATTTCATTTAGCTGCACATTTTGCTAACCAGAATAGTGTGGACAATCCTGAAAAAGATTTAATGGTTAATGGAATTGGAATTTTAAAAGTCTTACAATATGCAGAGTTAACAGGAGTAAAAAGGTTTGTTTACTCGTCTTCTGGCTGCGGTGTTTATGGTCTGGATTCTAAAATGCCTTTTGAGGAACATGATATATCCATAAATCTCCACACACCATACCAAGTTACAAAATTACTCGGAGAACTCTACACTAATTACTTCCATAATTTATATGATTTACCAATTGTTAATGCAAGATTTTTTAATGTTTTCGGCCCTGGTGAAGTGCCTGGGAAGTATCGTAATGTTATTCCAAATTTCTTTTACTGGGCGATGAGTGGAAACTCACTACCAATAACTGGGGACGGATCAGAAACTCGTGACTGGACTTATGTCGATGATATAGTAAATGGATTGCTTGCGATGGGTATAAAAGAAGAAGCCATAGGGGAAGCTATAAATTTGGGTTCAGGAAACGATCACCAAGTTATAGAAATGGCTAACATTGTGAACAAATTATCTGGTAACAAGGAAGGCATTGCATACGTGGCACGCCGAAACTGGGATGCAAAAACAAAGCTTCTTTCGTCCATTGAAAAAGCAAATAAGTTACTGGATTATAAACCTAAAATGGAATTTGAAACAGGATTAAAGAAAACTCACCAATGGTTTGCGAAAAACTGGGAAAACATAGAAAAAAGCGCAGAATTCGACTACTAA
- a CDS encoding flippase, with translation MTKIRKIAKNTTLLLVSQIVSYALGFLYVMYSAHYLGAEGFGILSFALGFAGILGIVADFGLSQLTVREVARDKSLSNKFLGNALTIKVLLAISILLFTTMMIIFKNYSPEITYVLYFIVLYNILIAYSQIFYATFQAYEKMEYQAIGTVLMATIILIGTLIAIYSKWDVVGFASVYLIASLLTFIYTFIICIWKFFLPKIEFDIGFLKPTLKEAWPFGITGILVMLYTYIDTVMLSFMQGNEVVGWYNAAYRLIMVLLFIPVAINIAVYPVMSQFYVSSRDSLKLIYEKIFKFMLILGLPIGVGTTILAEKIILLIFGTGYTQSIIALQILIWTIVLTFASAAFLRLFESINKQLIITKISVITVLINIILNLILIPKFSYVGSSFATVITELILMTTLFAVSYKIGYGIPLKKFLKDMTKIIAASIFMGIFLWHFESFNWIIAMISAVILYFGVLYVFKILDEEDMLLIKQVIKLVKK, from the coding sequence ATGACCAAAATACGCAAAATAGCAAAAAACACCACATTACTGCTTGTATCCCAAATAGTAAGTTATGCCCTTGGCTTTCTGTATGTGATGTATTCAGCACATTATCTAGGTGCAGAAGGATTTGGAATTCTTTCATTTGCTCTAGGTTTTGCAGGTATTCTTGGTATTGTGGCCGATTTTGGACTCAGCCAATTAACTGTTAGGGAAGTTGCAAGAGATAAATCTTTATCCAATAAGTTTTTGGGAAATGCACTTACTATAAAAGTGCTTTTGGCCATATCAATACTCTTATTTACAACGATGATGATTATATTCAAAAATTATTCTCCAGAAATAACTTATGTTCTCTATTTCATTGTTTTATACAATATTTTAATTGCATATTCTCAAATTTTCTATGCAACTTTTCAAGCATACGAAAAAATGGAATATCAAGCTATAGGCACAGTTTTAATGGCTACCATAATTTTAATCGGAACTTTAATTGCAATATACAGTAAATGGGACGTAGTAGGTTTCGCTTCTGTCTATCTAATTGCAAGCTTACTTACTTTCATTTATACATTCATAATATGCATTTGGAAGTTCTTCTTGCCAAAAATAGAGTTTGATATTGGATTTTTGAAGCCAACACTTAAAGAAGCATGGCCATTTGGAATAACAGGAATTTTAGTCATGTTATACACATACATAGACACAGTAATGTTATCTTTCATGCAAGGAAACGAAGTTGTAGGATGGTATAATGCAGCTTATCGGTTGATAATGGTCCTTTTATTTATACCAGTAGCCATCAATATAGCTGTCTACCCCGTAATGTCTCAATTTTATGTTTCATCACGTGATTCATTGAAATTAATCTATGAAAAAATTTTTAAATTCATGTTAATACTTGGTCTGCCCATAGGAGTAGGAACTACAATCTTAGCAGAAAAAATAATCCTTTTAATATTTGGAACAGGATACACTCAATCAATTATTGCTTTACAAATATTAATATGGACAATTGTTCTCACATTTGCATCTGCAGCATTTTTAAGGCTATTTGAATCTATAAATAAACAACTGATAATAACCAAGATTTCTGTTATAACCGTTTTAATAAATATAATTCTTAATTTAATTTTAATTCCTAAATTCAGTTATGTAGGTTCAAGCTTTGCCACGGTAATAACAGAATTGATTCTTATGACCACATTATTTGCAGTAAGTTATAAAATCGGATATGGCATCCCTCTAAAAAAATTCTTAAAAGATATGACAAAGATTATTGCTGCAAGCATATTTATGGGAATATTTTTATGGCACTTTGAGTCATTCAACTGGATTATTGCGATGATTTCGGCTGTAATACTGTATTTTGGAGTATTATACGTTTTCAAAATTTTGGATGAAGAAGATATGCTCCTTATTAAGCAAGTTATAAAATTAGTAAAAAAATAA